The Ancylothrix sp. D3o genome segment TATTTGACCGTGATGAGCGCGGATAATTCGCTGACATAAAGAGAGGCCAATGCCGTAGCCTTCCTCGGTTGTATCGCGCTGGAGGCGGAAACGGTCTTCAAAAATTTGCTTTTGAGATTCTTCGGGAATGCCTTTGCCGGTGTCGCAAATGGTGACTTGTACTCTTTGGGTGGTGCGATGGAGGGCCGAAACCTGAATTGTGCCGCCTTCTGGCGTGTATTTATTGGCGTTGTCGAGTAAATTCATCATTACTTGGTGGATTCGTTCGGGGTCGGCATAGACAAGGGGTAAATCGGAGGGGAGGTCGGTTTTGAGAGTTTGAGATTTAGCATTCAAACGGTTTTTAAATTGCTGAATGACATCTAAGCAAAGGGCGATTAAATCTAGGCGTTGAGGTACAGAAGAGAAACAGGCAGTGGCCCCTCGGTCGGCTTCTAAAAGATCGCCGATCATGCGCTCGATGGTGCGGGTTTGGGTGCGAGCGTGTTTGAGTAATTGGGTGGTTAAGGCTGGGGGGAGGTTAAAGCGTTGGGGTTCGTGGGGTTTGTAATGGGTTTCGAGGGTTTCGATGGCGATGGAGACGGCGGTTAAGGGGTTGCGCAGGTCGTGGGCCAGCATGGCGATGAGCCGGTCTTTAAAGTGTAGTTGTGCGGAGAGTTCTTCGTTTTCTTGTTTGAGGCGAAAAATTTCGTCAGACAGCCGCATCATTTCTGCGGAGCAACTGATGGAGCC includes the following:
- a CDS encoding histidine kinase; amino-acid sequence: MLAPPEQPTNSEAPLQLLLFVDKRPISWQHIRQIRTYLQQVKTQYPFDLQVIDVGEQPYLAEHFKLIATPSLIKIHPEPKQTLAGSNIIAQLENCWSRWQRSAEEYLAQQHPPTEALQLDDLRDMGAGSISCSAEMMRLSDEIFRLKQENEELSAQLHFKDRLIAMLAHDLRNPLTAVSIAIETLETHYKPHEPQRFNLPPALTTQLLKHARTQTRTIERMIGDLLEADRGATACFSSVPQRLDLIALCLDVIQQFKNRLNAKSQTLKTDLPSDLPLVYADPERIHQVMMNLLDNANKYTPEGGTIQVSALHRTTQRVQVTICDTGKGIPEESQKQIFEDRFRLQRDTTEEGYGIGLSLCQRIIRAHHGQIWVDSSPSSGSCFHFTLPVYQR